The proteins below come from a single Oikeobacillus pervagus genomic window:
- a CDS encoding BC_2427 family protein, with protein sequence MKTPWINYGELAYIQANQQSTYEYIIIPKLYYPPHHQNEDDDELVHPEACTDHPEWDDTNEVAYTSDKVEHWNEARVLPDVTKDKNEQLQQKRKINPIEIIQQARIHKSTHPEASELEPQKKGEQEDAHVVAQADNNKSLFELVSIMNMLSTESIRQLNVILENLQCLRVGTNKSTRLMEPLHLHQSPFPSQSEQIEEALIVDKDEEELFHPEACTVPLEWNDEHEDVNRNDKSDHSMAIQEFSTETKDNIDSHSSEIEQSQQEQKTNLNEIIQQQAFRLLPSEPISHVDELGSQKNVEIKEIHDVDRVVKEKKLLQLVTVMKEISPQSIRELIVALRKIQSQRASAVKSVINKIGEDSFLSSGQKQESHLNVRKKDHNEKGTTFTNLSIETTEEPREVNGAPPTKERIEIQDRGEVFTKTIIRPFSTFVEIGDFLHPPIFGDIIQQSAKFFMDHDRIQQPDIYSEFLHTETNYPDPLECKLVRSTMDEMISFTKDDELQPLKNNRIYKTIANTIHTPSKKKEGKLANCEYNCIAVRIPVVVGEYEIEFEMTDQVGFEQEVLSLKEILKHVSLNRCQFIPTKYTKPLSDGTCAATKGKLQLEGEIQQQITYSALPLQYKDSPQPKSSRLHQQIALNLIVHLLQNQKIRTTLCAISESNNT encoded by the coding sequence TTAGTTCATCCCGAAGCTTGTACGGATCACCCTGAATGGGATGACACAAATGAAGTAGCTTATACGAGTGACAAAGTAGAGCATTGGAATGAGGCCCGAGTGTTGCCTGATGTAACGAAGGACAAAAATGAACAACTACAACAGAAGCGGAAAATAAATCCAATAGAAATCATCCAGCAAGCACGAATCCATAAATCAACACATCCTGAGGCATCGGAATTAGAACCTCAAAAGAAAGGTGAGCAAGAGGATGCCCATGTTGTAGCCCAAGCAGACAATAATAAGAGTTTGTTTGAACTAGTATCCATTATGAATATGTTATCCACCGAATCTATACGTCAACTAAATGTAATCTTGGAAAACTTACAATGCTTGCGAGTGGGTACGAATAAGTCGACAAGATTAATGGAACCCTTGCATTTACACCAATCCCCTTTTCCTTCACAATCAGAACAAATAGAAGAAGCTCTGATTGTGGATAAGGATGAAGAAGAACTATTTCATCCCGAAGCCTGCACGGTTCCGCTTGAATGGAATGATGAACATGAAGATGTTAATAGAAATGACAAATCCGATCATTCAATGGCGATTCAGGAATTTTCAACTGAAACTAAAGATAATATAGATTCCCATTCATCAGAAATTGAACAATCTCAACAAGAACAGAAAACAAATCTTAATGAAATTATACAACAGCAGGCTTTTCGCTTATTACCTTCTGAACCAATAAGCCATGTTGATGAATTAGGATCTCAAAAGAATGTGGAGATCAAAGAAATCCATGATGTTGATCGAGTAGTCAAAGAAAAGAAATTGCTTCAGTTAGTCACTGTCATGAAGGAGATCTCCCCCCAATCAATTCGGGAATTGATTGTAGCCTTAAGAAAAATACAAAGTCAACGAGCCAGTGCGGTTAAGTCTGTAATAAATAAGATAGGGGAGGACTCATTTCTTTCATCAGGCCAAAAACAAGAATCCCATCTAAATGTTCGTAAAAAGGATCATAATGAAAAAGGAACGACATTTACTAATCTTTCAATAGAAACTACCGAGGAGCCAAGAGAGGTTAATGGCGCGCCACCAACCAAGGAACGAATTGAAATTCAGGACAGAGGAGAGGTTTTTACAAAAACGATCATACGTCCTTTTTCAACCTTTGTGGAGATTGGCGATTTTCTTCATCCTCCGATATTTGGAGACATTATACAACAATCTGCAAAATTCTTTATGGATCATGATCGAATCCAACAGCCAGACATTTATTCAGAATTTCTTCATACAGAAACCAATTATCCTGATCCACTGGAATGCAAGTTAGTTCGATCCACAATGGATGAAATGATTAGCTTTACTAAGGATGATGAGCTACAACCTTTAAAAAACAACAGAATTTATAAAACAATCGCAAATACCATCCATACCCCTTCAAAAAAAAAGGAAGGGAAGCTAGCAAACTGCGAATACAATTGTATAGCGGTAAGAATCCCAGTAGTTGTAGGGGAATATGAAATTGAATTCGAAATGACAGATCAAGTGGGCTTTGAACAGGAAGTGTTGTCTTTAAAGGAAATTTTGAAACATGTAAGCTTGAATCGTTGCCAGTTTATCCCTACTAAATATACCAAGCCATTAAGCGATGGGACTTGTGCAGCTACAAAGGGAAAATTACAACTTGAAGGGGAGATTCAACAACAAATCACCTATTCTGCTCTCCCTTTACAATATAAAGACTCCCCACAACCGAAGAGCAGTCGACTCCATCAACAAATTGCTCTTAATTTAATCGTCCACCTTTTGCAAAACCAAAAGATCAGGACCACTTTATGTGCAATAAGCGAATCAAACAACACTTAA
- a CDS encoding dioxygenase family protein, which yields MLPSFFISHGAPLIAIENNVYTQFLHSLGRKLPKPKAIVLFSAHWISPIQKVSNVDQYETIYDFGGFPESLYRIQYPAKGDKKITQEMKELFTKEEIPFEEETTRGLDHGAWIILRLLYPDADIPVISMSVNPMIPPDEQYKIGKALFKLREKDVLIIGSGGTVHNLRAIKMMEDDHHSIDSWAIEFDEWLELQLKNWNVESLFKYASLAPNASLAVPPYGNEHFIPIFYAMGAADQQKTAKLLHRSYRYGNLSHSVWQFD from the coding sequence ATGTTACCGTCTTTTTTCATTTCACATGGTGCCCCTCTAATTGCGATTGAGAACAATGTGTATACACAATTTCTACATTCGCTAGGTCGCAAATTACCTAAACCAAAAGCCATTGTTCTATTTTCTGCTCATTGGATATCTCCTATCCAAAAAGTGAGTAATGTTGATCAATATGAAACGATCTATGATTTTGGGGGATTTCCAGAAAGTTTGTATCGCATTCAATACCCCGCTAAAGGTGATAAAAAAATCACTCAAGAAATGAAAGAATTATTCACGAAGGAAGAGATTCCGTTTGAAGAGGAGACCACACGTGGTTTAGACCATGGAGCTTGGATTATCTTACGATTACTATATCCAGATGCAGATATACCAGTTATTTCAATGTCCGTGAATCCAATGATTCCGCCTGATGAGCAATATAAAATTGGGAAAGCTTTGTTCAAGTTAAGAGAAAAGGATGTTTTAATTATCGGAAGTGGGGGAACGGTTCATAATTTAAGAGCCATAAAAATGATGGAAGATGACCATCACTCTATTGATTCATGGGCCATTGAATTTGACGAATGGTTAGAACTCCAATTAAAAAATTGGAATGTTGAATCATTGTTTAAGTATGCTTCTTTGGCCCCGAATGCAAGTTTAGCTGTGCCACCATATGGAAACGAACACTTTATCCCTATTTTTTATGCGATGGGAGCAGCAGATCAACAAAAAACCGCGAAATTATTACACCGCAGTTATCGTTATGGGAACCTTAGCCATAGTGTCTGGCAATTCGATTGA
- a CDS encoding DUF421 domain-containing protein, whose amino-acid sequence MDFFLSQDSLTAIQWILRAIVGFFFLIIITKIMGQRSISQLRFLDFVMALIIGNIIAHPLSDEKLGLKGSMITTTVLVVLYVFAVLLSLRWVAIRKFFDPSPITLVENGKVKYENLMKARITIDLLLSEIRREKIEDLQKIALAIWEPGGKISIFLDPKHLPLTATDLSFAKKPFHLPKIIIKERKIMYDELQKLGKDESWVLKEIEHTYATKLEDVLIATIDQNEQFHIVLYDNDKCIYR is encoded by the coding sequence ATGGATTTCTTTTTAAGTCAAGATTCACTTACCGCTATTCAGTGGATTTTAAGAGCCATTGTAGGTTTTTTCTTTCTTATCATCATTACGAAAATCATGGGGCAACGTTCGATCTCCCAATTACGCTTTCTCGATTTTGTGATGGCTTTAATCATTGGCAATATTATTGCCCATCCTTTATCAGATGAGAAGTTGGGTTTAAAAGGTTCAATGATTACGACGACTGTTTTAGTGGTTTTGTATGTATTCGCCGTGTTGTTAAGCTTAAGATGGGTTGCTATAAGAAAGTTCTTTGATCCCTCTCCTATCACCCTAGTTGAAAATGGGAAAGTGAAGTATGAGAATCTAATGAAGGCTAGAATTACGATTGATCTTCTTTTATCGGAAATACGCAGGGAAAAAATCGAAGACCTCCAAAAGATTGCCCTTGCCATTTGGGAACCTGGGGGAAAGATTTCAATCTTTTTAGATCCGAAACATTTACCCCTTACCGCGACTGATCTTTCATTTGCCAAAAAGCCGTTTCATTTACCTAAAATCATAATTAAAGAACGAAAAATTATGTACGACGAATTACAAAAGCTAGGAAAAGATGAAAGCTGGGTTCTCAAGGAAATTGAACATACATACGCTACAAAATTAGAGGATGTACTAATAGCGACTATCGATCAAAACGAACAATTCCATATTGTTTTATATGACAACGACAAGTGTATTTATCGATAA
- a CDS encoding DUF3231 family protein, with amino-acid sequence MGILSGNPKDEPMHYGEVFSTWSFLMTAKGLIAGCQTHLNHTGDEDLRKLLEEAIQGGQQEIKQIETLLKENGVGLPPTPPDRPEACLEDIPTGARFQDPEIAESLSMNIAAGLVACSQIMGQSIREDIAMMFGQFHVQKATLGAKVLRLNKEKGWLIPPPLHYSKAKDC; translated from the coding sequence ATGGGAATTTTAAGTGGAAATCCGAAAGATGAACCTATGCATTATGGTGAAGTATTTAGTACTTGGTCTTTCTTGATGACAGCAAAAGGTTTAATTGCGGGTTGTCAAACCCACCTAAATCATACGGGGGATGAAGATTTACGTAAATTACTTGAAGAAGCCATCCAAGGTGGACAACAAGAAATTAAACAAATTGAGACACTTCTAAAGGAGAATGGTGTCGGTTTACCTCCAACTCCTCCTGATCGACCTGAAGCATGTCTAGAAGATATTCCAACTGGGGCTCGTTTTCAAGATCCTGAAATAGCTGAGTCCCTTTCCATGAATATTGCAGCGGGATTAGTTGCCTGTAGCCAAATTATGGGGCAATCTATCCGCGAAGATATTGCAATGATGTTTGGACAATTCCATGTTCAAAAGGCAACTCTTGGTGCAAAAGTACTTCGACTTAATAAAGAAAAAGGCTGGTTAATACCGCCACCTCTGCATTATAGCAAAGCAAAGGATTGTTAA
- a CDS encoding GNAT family N-acetyltransferase, with the protein MIKLQPFTRDDYNELIANIDSKKMLLQWGGRAFKHPLNTQQLDNYLSSNTRIIFKAVNDLNYSIGHIALQDIDFQNRTARIGKVLVFNNTERGKGYGLRMIQCVLELAFKKYDLNRVSLGVFDFNEPAIRCYEKAGFVKEGLLREVCRYENEFWNLYEMGILKREWIILKEKCSEQK; encoded by the coding sequence ATGATAAAACTACAACCTTTTACTAGAGATGACTATAATGAATTAATCGCCAATATAGACTCAAAAAAAATGTTGCTTCAATGGGGAGGACGTGCCTTCAAACATCCATTAAATACCCAGCAGCTCGATAATTACTTGAGTAGCAATACTAGAATTATATTTAAAGCAGTAAATGATTTAAATTATTCTATTGGGCACATCGCACTGCAAGATATCGATTTTCAAAACAGGACTGCTCGAATTGGTAAAGTACTAGTATTTAATAATACCGAAAGAGGGAAAGGATACGGATTAAGGATGATCCAATGTGTTCTAGAGTTAGCTTTTAAAAAATATGATCTTAATCGAGTAAGCCTAGGGGTTTTTGACTTTAATGAGCCTGCTATTCGTTGTTATGAGAAGGCGGGGTTTGTAAAGGAAGGGTTATTAAGGGAAGTATGTAGATATGAAAATGAATTTTGGAACCTATACGAAATGGGTATCTTGAAAAGGGAATGGATAATTCTTAAAGAAAAGTGCAGTGAACAAAAATAG
- a CDS encoding helix-turn-helix domain-containing protein gives MDIGGKIREVRKKKGFTIAQMCEATGLSKGFISNVENNNTSPSISTLQTISGFLGVPLPYLLLEKKEHMHVVRRNARTYSSYNNLKVEILTNISGLRMMIVEFPPGASMGEPNVHEGVECHLVLEGKILAEQGEDSIILEEGDSFSWNACVPHFVKNISEESARVLIAVYSDSDLQDVLS, from the coding sequence CTGGATATTGGTGGAAAAATTCGTGAGGTACGTAAAAAGAAAGGATTTACCATTGCTCAAATGTGTGAAGCGACAGGACTGTCAAAGGGATTCATTAGCAACGTTGAGAACAATAACACTTCTCCTTCCATTAGTACGTTGCAAACGATTAGTGGATTTTTAGGGGTTCCTTTGCCTTATTTATTGTTAGAAAAGAAGGAACATATGCATGTTGTGAGGAGGAATGCAAGAACCTACTCATCTTATAACAACTTAAAAGTAGAGATTCTTACGAATATAAGTGGATTAAGAATGATGATTGTCGAATTTCCACCTGGTGCCTCCATGGGGGAGCCCAATGTACATGAAGGAGTCGAATGTCATCTCGTTTTGGAAGGGAAAATTCTTGCTGAACAGGGAGAGGATTCAATCATTTTAGAAGAAGGCGATTCTTTTAGTTGGAATGCATGTGTCCCTCACTTTGTGAAAAATATCAGTGAAGAAAGTGCTCGTGTATTGATCGCGGTTTATTCAGATTCCGATCTTCAGGATGTTTTATCGTAG
- the mnmH gene encoding tRNA 2-selenouridine(34) synthase MnmH — MFQDISIENLLILKQQQKIKLIDVRSESEFENATIPGSMNIPLFNDAERAEVGTIYKQVSVQAAKERGLEIASAKLPQFVQQFAGLSGQKAVFCWRGGMRSKTTATVLDLMGINVFRLEGGYRSYRNWGVKKLDTLQLKPEAYVLNGCTGTGKTTILRRLKKEKDYSILDLEKLANHRGSIFGQIGLEPHNQKKFDALLIEEIEKIQTSPFVLFEGESKRIGRVTLPDFIIKKKDQAIQLFIEIPMEERVVHILDDYKPWNYQKECIEAFSRIKRRIHTPVANQIEKDLKSENYSHAVAQLLEYYYDPLYKHTEKQYPETQKIYIKANDTDDALNQICKWVKMKTH; from the coding sequence GTGTTCCAAGATATTTCCATTGAAAATTTACTTATTTTAAAACAGCAACAGAAAATAAAATTAATTGATGTGCGCTCAGAATCTGAATTCGAAAACGCCACGATTCCGGGCAGTATGAATATCCCATTATTTAATGATGCTGAAAGGGCTGAAGTTGGAACGATCTATAAGCAAGTGAGTGTTCAGGCTGCGAAAGAACGAGGTCTTGAAATTGCTTCAGCAAAATTACCACAGTTTGTTCAACAATTTGCAGGATTAAGTGGTCAAAAGGCGGTTTTTTGCTGGCGTGGGGGAATGCGAAGTAAGACGACCGCTACTGTCCTCGATTTAATGGGAATCAACGTTTTCCGTTTGGAGGGGGGATATCGATCTTATCGAAATTGGGGCGTCAAAAAGCTTGATACATTACAATTAAAACCTGAAGCATATGTTTTAAATGGCTGCACAGGGACTGGGAAAACGACCATTCTTCGCCGTCTAAAAAAAGAAAAGGACTACTCGATTTTAGATTTAGAAAAATTGGCCAATCATCGGGGGTCTATTTTTGGACAAATTGGATTAGAACCTCATAATCAGAAAAAGTTCGATGCATTACTCATTGAAGAAATTGAAAAAATCCAAACCTCACCGTTCGTGTTATTTGAAGGGGAGAGTAAAAGAATTGGCAGGGTGACACTTCCAGATTTTATAATTAAAAAGAAAGATCAGGCAATTCAACTATTTATTGAAATACCAATGGAAGAAAGGGTTGTCCATATTTTAGATGATTACAAACCATGGAATTATCAAAAAGAGTGTATCGAAGCTTTTTCTAGAATTAAAAGACGGATCCATACACCCGTAGCCAATCAAATTGAAAAAGATTTAAAATCTGAAAATTACTCACATGCAGTAGCTCAATTACTTGAGTATTATTATGATCCTTTATATAAGCATACAGAAAAGCAGTACCCAGAAACACAAAAAATCTATATCAAAGCAAACGATACAGATGACGCTCTGAACCAAATTTGCAAATGGGTCAAAATGAAAACACACTAG
- a CDS encoding CsxC family protein codes for MSNENLPLDPACPVESTQQIPLFDEAVDSVFPPSRPIIKVPVTVAERTLQIVVESEIPLSPAATEIKRVTKNVFLEQVKLVPVRFRRIANTDYFEVIRAKLFVSGFIRKNIEYSSAACQGTLRDRIADVDFSGFAELREDDFITTPIVGISDSSKAHFLSDKNDQVPRLDKYFFQNLVKYNEQPYGELLGANFYELDFSPERVGPEEEFDTLREKIVMDLYVKVLQVQQHQVNSLRVIPRFPEGTLGL; via the coding sequence ATGAGTAATGAAAACCTTCCTTTGGACCCAGCTTGTCCAGTTGAAAGTACCCAACAAATTCCACTATTTGACGAGGCAGTTGATTCTGTATTTCCTCCTTCCAGACCCATTATTAAAGTCCCAGTAACAGTAGCTGAGCGCACACTCCAAATTGTTGTAGAATCTGAAATTCCACTTTCCCCTGCTGCAACAGAAATTAAACGAGTGACGAAAAACGTATTTTTAGAGCAAGTAAAACTTGTCCCTGTAAGATTTAGAAGAATTGCTAATACAGACTATTTTGAAGTAATTAGAGCCAAATTATTTGTCTCCGGGTTTATTCGTAAAAATATTGAGTATTCTTCTGCTGCTTGTCAAGGCACTTTACGTGACAGAATTGCTGATGTAGACTTTTCCGGATTTGCGGAATTGAGAGAAGATGACTTTATCACGACTCCGATCGTTGGTATTTCTGATAGTAGTAAAGCTCATTTCTTAAGTGATAAGAACGATCAAGTTCCACGCTTGGATAAATATTTCTTCCAAAATCTCGTAAAATACAATGAACAACCATATGGAGAATTGCTAGGAGCGAATTTCTATGAGCTAGATTTCTCACCAGAAAGAGTAGGGCCAGAAGAAGAATTTGACACATTACGTGAAAAGATCGTGATGGATCTATATGTAAAAGTATTACAAGTTCAACAACATCAAGTGAATTCACTTCGCGTAATTCCAAGATTTCCTGAAGGCACTCTCGGTCTTTAA
- a CDS encoding DoxX family protein, giving the protein MKKYEIGTFILRVFLGISFFIHGFVKFQGGIENIVGWFESIGLPGGIAYGIALLELVGGIALVLGLGSRFVSALFALVMIGAILKVKLAAGFLGNGQMSGYELDLAFLVMAISIMISDSRLFALDQILFKSKSSEVSKEKTA; this is encoded by the coding sequence ATGAAAAAATATGAAATAGGAACATTCATATTACGTGTTTTTTTAGGGATCTCATTTTTTATCCATGGATTTGTAAAATTCCAAGGGGGGATCGAAAATATTGTAGGTTGGTTTGAAAGTATTGGGTTACCTGGGGGCATAGCCTATGGAATAGCCTTATTAGAACTTGTTGGGGGAATCGCTTTAGTTCTAGGTTTAGGCAGCAGATTCGTTTCCGCATTATTTGCACTTGTTATGATAGGTGCTATCTTAAAAGTAAAATTAGCAGCCGGATTTTTAGGGAATGGACAAATGTCTGGATATGAACTAGATTTAGCTTTTTTAGTTATGGCCATTTCCATTATGATTAGTGATAGTAGGTTATTCGCATTAGATCAAATATTATTTAAATCAAAGTCCTCAGAAGTTTCAAAAGAGAAAACCGCTTAA
- a CDS encoding CsxC family protein — protein MGNCNPKPPFDPACPVESTQQIPLFDEAVDSVFPPSRPIIKVPVTVAERTLQIVVESEIPLSPAATEIKRVTKNVFLEQVKLVPVRFRRIANTDYFEVIRAKLFVSGFIRKNIEYSSAACQGTLRDRIADVEFSGFAELTEGDFITTPIVGISDSSKAHFLSDKNDQVPRLDKYFFQNLVKYNEQPYGELLGANFYELDFSPERVGPEEEFDTLREKIVMDLYVKVLQVQQHQVQSLRVIPRFPEGTLGVTSSDPQPEQPKPCSPCDDD, from the coding sequence ATGGGAAATTGTAATCCAAAACCACCATTTGATCCAGCTTGTCCAGTTGAAAGTACCCAACAAATTCCACTATTTGACGAGGCAGTTGATTCTGTATTTCCTCCTTCCAGACCCATTATTAAAGTCCCAGTAACAGTAGCTGAGCGCACACTCCAAATTGTTGTAGAATCTGAAATTCCACTTTCCCCTGCTGCAACAGAAATTAAACGAGTGACGAAAAACGTATTTTTAGAGCAAGTAAAACTTGTCCCTGTAAGATTTAGAAGAATTGCAAATACAGACTATTTTGAAGTCATCAGAGCTAAATTATTTGTCTCCGGATTTATTCGTAAAAATATTGAGTATTCTTCTGCTGCTTGTCAAGGCACTTTGCGTGACAGAATTGCTGATGTAGAGTTTTCTGGTTTTGCAGAATTGACTGAAGGAGATTTTATCACGACTCCGATCGTGGGCATTTCTGATAGTAGTAAAGCCCATTTCTTAAGTGATAAGAATGATCAAGTTCCACGCTTAGATAAATATTTCTTCCAAAATCTTGTAAAATACAATGAACAACCATATGGCGAATTACTAGGGGCAAATTTCTATGAGCTTGATTTTTCACCAGAAAGAGTAGGGCCAGAAGAAGAATTTGACACATTACGTGAAAAGATTGTAATGGATCTATATGTAAAAGTATTACAAGTGCAACAACATCAAGTGCAATCACTTCGCGTCATTCCAAGATTTCCTGAAGGCACTCTTGGGGTAACCTCTAGCGATCCACAACCGGAACAACCTAAACCATGCAGTCCGTGTGACGACGATTGA
- a CDS encoding tyrosine-type recombinase/integrase: MNELIPFHQMTSEQFLTKLQTQLEHRHLLDEHRNLSLSDCSEQEFLEFFFIEKIFSHEKKLSPHTIKAYRSDAKTLLVFLSEHKLSFRDIGYPEVKAYNKYIREKYAPKSAIRKLEFFRRLLDFGYETQFYQVHLSTWISKPSAKKGHYIIEETRSEAAQTRIQVRELNQRDAEYLISFFPKIVKAHQNREQLEKRNILIGYLLYTTGLRASELLSLNWGSFRYNYQGYLYADVIGKGNKPRTIPIRDETKDRLFDYRKSLGESTEINPEDVSPLFFALYNKKKPYEDKKRLTYPSLYKIVKQAVHLAGKQSKISPHWFRHTFVTMLLEQDVPLAVVKDWAGHSDISTTNIYLERVNQDHSHRHLNKVNLFR, encoded by the coding sequence ATGAATGAATTGATTCCTTTTCATCAAATGACGAGTGAGCAATTTTTAACGAAACTGCAAACTCAATTAGAACATAGACATCTGCTCGATGAACATCGAAACCTTTCACTTTCTGATTGCTCTGAGCAAGAATTTTTGGAATTCTTTTTTATAGAAAAAATATTTTCACATGAAAAGAAACTTTCCCCTCACACCATTAAAGCCTATCGATCAGATGCAAAAACATTGCTAGTCTTTTTATCAGAACATAAGCTGTCATTCCGGGACATCGGTTATCCAGAAGTTAAAGCCTATAATAAATATATTCGAGAAAAATATGCCCCTAAATCGGCTATTAGAAAATTAGAGTTCTTTCGAAGATTATTAGACTTTGGATATGAAACACAATTTTATCAAGTTCACCTCTCTACTTGGATTTCCAAACCATCAGCAAAAAAAGGACATTATATAATAGAAGAAACTCGTTCAGAAGCGGCGCAAACTCGTATTCAAGTAAGGGAGCTGAATCAGAGAGATGCGGAATATTTGATCTCCTTCTTTCCGAAGATTGTGAAAGCCCATCAAAATCGTGAACAATTAGAAAAGCGGAATATTTTGATTGGTTATCTTCTCTACACGACAGGACTCCGTGCAAGTGAGCTACTAAGCTTAAACTGGGGAAGTTTTCGTTATAATTATCAAGGATATCTATATGCAGATGTAATTGGTAAAGGCAATAAGCCACGTACAATTCCGATTAGAGATGAAACAAAAGACCGCCTATTTGATTATCGAAAAAGTCTTGGAGAATCCACTGAAATTAATCCGGAAGATGTGAGTCCTCTTTTCTTCGCTTTATACAATAAGAAAAAGCCATATGAAGATAAAAAAAGATTAACCTATCCTAGTCTTTATAAAATAGTGAAACAAGCGGTTCATTTGGCCGGAAAGCAATCGAAAATTTCCCCACACTGGTTTCGGCATACGTTTGTTACGATGTTACTCGAACAGGATGTTCCCTTAGCCGTTGTTAAAGACTGGGCAGGGCATTCAGATATTTCCACTACTAATATTTATTTAGAACGGGTAAACCAGGATCATTCGCATCGTCATTTAAATAAGGTGAATTTGTTTAGATAA